TCGAATTACTTACTCCTTTTCATTTGATCAATGCCATTCATATTCTTGAGTTGTGGCGAATCAAAAAGTAGTGTCCACCTTTCGAGTAAGCATTTTACATACTGTTTACACAGCTGATGTGATGTAACTAATCCACATACTTTGCGTGGTGTGTCTTGCAACCGACAATGCATTGAATTTGAAAACTTTCACACATCACCTTACTTCGTCACGTGACATTGCCACGTGATGACTATCGACACGAAACATCTCGTGTTTTGAGGACGACTTAATTACAAGTTGCCTATATCATCCGGCCATATCTGGGATAGAATCAGGGACAAAATCATGTATTAAGTAGATGAAGAATCAGATTGCTTTCCTTTAACCCAAcctaagtttgagatttttctgttCCTCCACAGCATCCTAGCAATAATTCTGAACATATATatccattttttcttgaaattttttttgggcCGTCCTTTGCCTATTTAACTAAACGGCTATATCAATCACCGCGGACATATATCAACTATATGCTTCACCAAAGTCCCACAAATTTTCTCACAAGTTTTGCCAAATTGCAAGATCAGTGAGTTTTTCTTTCTCCTGTCCTCTTTGATTCCTAGAACCGTCACCCGGTCCGACGAGTACCATGGAATCGCTCTCCTGTATCCTTCCGTCCGATATCATGGTGAAAATCCTTGCTTCCTTACCGGCCCGGTCTCTCGTCCGGTTCCGCTGCGTCTCCAAGTCGTGGCGTTCGCTCTTGTCTGAGCCATACTTCTTGACAATGTGGATGAATCGCAGCGGGACTACCCTCCTGGTGGTCCCGCTGGAATGGGGAAATCGCGATCAATGCTCCTTAGTGTTTGAAAACGTGTCCATAggagtgaagaaattgaagctgcCATTTGGGAACAGATGGTTCTCCTTATCCGTGGTTGGTTCATCCGGCGACGGCGCTCTAATATGCTTGACCGGGCTTTCGTACGTACGCCGTCACGAGAGCAAGCAAGCGGTTATCCTGTGGAGCCCGTACACGGGCAAAATCAAGGCCCTTGGCAACGAGGGTTGCGTCCAATGCCGTCGGTGGCCCGTTTGCACCGAATCTCTAGTTCAGGGCTACAATTCGGCATGCTGCAATCGATATGTCGTCCATGGTTTCGGGTACGAGCCGAATGCCCGGGACTACAAGGTCGTGAGGATTACTTATTCGTACGGCGATGTGAGACAAGTTTATTCTCTGGTAAGGTCATGGCATGTCGAGGTTTATAGCCTAGGCAGGGACACATGGAAGAGCCTGGGCAGGCCCAATTTCACCTGGACGGTTCGTGGCAATTCGCGGGCATTTGTCAATGGTTCCGTGCATTGGCTCGCGGCGCCTTATGCGAACGCGTGTTACAGCTCGATCGTGGCCTTCAATATGAAGGAGGAATCATTTGGAGATTTCATCTGGCTGCCCCGATCGGACGATCTCTTGCAATTCTCTCTGAACCCAAGAGGCAACGCGACACTCTCGGTATCATGCGGTTCACTGGCTCTGATTGCTTTCGGCAAATGGAACCGAGAGGAATGCGGCATTTGGGTGATGAAGGAGTACGGTGTGGCTGAGTCGTGGACCAAGCAGCATCACATTGTGCTACCGATGGGGCCGGTCCGAGCGGTGTTGGGACTCACCGGGCGTGGCAAGATGTTGCTACGCATGGTGGATGAGAAGTTGGTGTGTTGCGATGTTGAGGATAAGCAGATGAATGAGGTTGGAATCCAGGGAGGCAGCCCTGATTCATCTTTTGATGTAATTGATCTGGGAGGAGCAGATCCTACTCTCAGGAACCAAGCCGGGGGACGTTCAATGTTGACCATAACCAACCTCCAATAAAGAATTAGGTTTCCATACATTAGCAGAAAATCTACATATGctttttcaaaattagataattttctagtttttgtttTGGTAGTATTGATGTTGTGCGCATTTTGAAACCAATCCGTAAAAGTTTGGTAAGAattattatgattaattaagttATGTATTCTTATGCATCATTTAGAAATAGTTGTCATCGCAAATTTATAAGTTCTcttatatatacacacacatttATACCGTGAATGTCACAGGaaataatgcaatttatttCCTATGGGTGGTCAAATTTGTTTACTCAGGATGAATATGTTGTACCCTTTTTTTGTCCGCACCAGAAGTTTATTTATTCCTTTGCAATCAAACTTTGTTCTTCCTCGTATTGTTCATTTCAAACGCCCGTCACACTTTCACTCGACAATAAACTAATTCCATCTGCTTATTAATGGCCGCATATATGAAAAGATAAGTGATAAAAGCGACCTCAGAGTTTTCCATcaccaaaagcaaaaaaagctAAGGGAAGAACTAGCGGGGAGGATGACGGgagttttaagacttaaaagcacaaaataaaaatttgaaggcTCAAGATCCGAATTGATAAAAGTTTTAGGAATCCTATTGTAATTGTCCCATTCAAAATGATAGTGAGTTCATGTGTTCTAGAGATGAGCCCAAGAAATCTAATTTATTGGCATCTTGAATGACAATGCGCCTATGCAAATTAACTGTCTTCAATATAaccaattttcaattattttgtaatCATGAAAATATTCACGCATAAAGTATTTGAACTCTTGGACATTAAAAGACAAAAGCTTACCTCAATGTGATTTGTTTTAGTGCGGCTCATGAGTTACATAAACGAGTTCTTAACACTAATGTACCAAATCCAACCTCCGAACAAGTCTTTGTACACtcattttggctaaaaatacTTCTTTTTTACTTATCAGGAACTCATCCCCTCATGTTAGTTTCTTGCCGCCATCTCTTCCATTGATCGAGTGTTTATCGATGATTTCATCCTCCCAATATTAATAGATGACAAAGTTTTGTTTGTTTAAGGATATAAGTAAAGTAAGATAAAGTTAAAGggttaatataatgaaaaaccccacattagtatttttttttttcgaatctCCTACATTAGTTCATCtattataaatttaccaaaaacaaaCCTTAAACTGGaaacatttatgaaaaatttatcctCTGTTGGTTTATGTCAAATTTATCGTCAAAAAACTAAGTTTGATGGCATATGGTAGTTGATCggtgtattagtttggagttttaccCTCCTTTTGTCATAAgtattagtttgtgatttttgtaatattattctaatttaacataaattaacataaggctaatttttttataaatgtacaagtttggAATTATTACATCAATAGTCCATAATTTGAAGTAAGTTTATTataggtgtactagtttgaagtTATTAGtggtcaaaaataaatttgagggTAAATATGTCTTAGGTGTATTGGtatggggttttttatggtaaaaaaattaatttgggataaatttatcataaatgtacaaatttgggatttttgtgatattaactcaAAGTTAAACTATATTTTCATTTGTCTTATCTTGGTTTttgctaaaaagaaattgttggtTAGGTGGTAAAAAGTTCATCTCTAGGGTCTTATCAAAGCATCCTTTggtttcgtgaaaaattaatcgtttgaaaattatttttctaaaaatacgtgctttgtataaaataattagtcaatgaaaaatattttcatcattgatatcaatttatttctaaacatatcatttagtttttagtgatataaaacaatcatttttaaaaaatattttcaaatcatttattctCAACGAAAAAAATTGAGCCGAAGTGCTTAGTGATTTTTTATGAGCAAATCAAATTCACGGAGAAACTaggaatagttttttttttttttgatctccTTGTTCAATCTTTTGTTAATGTGTTGAGAATAATGCCATACTTATCTTCCTATGTTAaaatatcaatatttatttaattataatacCATCGTAAGCGTTCCATTaaattaccaatatttatttccACAAAATTTGCAGTAAATGAATAACTaatctcaaaaaaattaatttctagatTTAGCAAATCATTTCAACAAAATCTAACAATTTCTAGTTATTATCGTGATATTATTATCTATTTCTTCCCTTGagtattttcatatttatatcATTGTTTCATTAAAGTAATCTTAGTTTGTAGTCTCTTTCTTGCTGCAATATTACATCTACATCAATTTATTATGGCAATTTTGAGACAAACTTTTCTCACCATCGGAGGGATAGGTTAATccaattgcaaaaaaaaaaaaaaaaaaaaaaaaaagaagaagaaaatggaaaattccaaataagggcttaaagtaccattttaaaaaagaagaagatattttttcaaataagggctcgaatgcaatcattttctcaaataatggctTAAATGGagtttatttcaaataaagttttGAAGTGACTATATTAATCTCAAAGAAGGGTTTGAAATCACCAGCTCGTGAAGGGaaattttatgttttaattttttttttgttttttcttacttttttattttcataaaaaaaccaactaaaatttaaaaaaaagcaaaaatatggGTGGGAGGGCTCCCTCCTACCTAAGGCCACACCCCATTGTCGATGGGGTAGTGAAGATTGCTGCGGggttaataataataataattttttttttttcttctaatatttattattattactcttcttcttcttcttcttcttcttcttcttattcttatttttataattttatttaaatttaaattatgtttGGACGAAAATATCCTTGATCAGCTAGGATATTTTGTAGCTAGCAAgttaggcccttatttaaaatagcTATGATTCCTTCAGGGTTCTTTGATATTGATATAGCTATTTTGGGCTTTTATTGAAAGAacatttcaaatcattatttgagaaaataagggcATTTTGGGcacttatttggaattttccttgagaaaaaaatgtgtttcgACACTATTTTTGTGTTGAGAGTCAAGGACGTCCTATATTAAATTACCAATATTTACTTAATTATTAACAAATTAGTTAGCATAACaatgaattatcaaaataatttcctaaGCATATCAATGTGCTGAAGTTACCAACTCTCATGCAAAATTAGTAACTTTATCATGTTACCGACTAGTTTGAGATTACCAATTTTGTTTTAGCCACTTATCATGTTACCAACATTGATTACATCGTTTTAGATTTAGCTAATTATGCGTTCTCCTTTTCAAGAAGCATTTTATGTATCTTTTATATGACTGACGTGGCGTGACCAATCCACATTGTCTAGGTGGTGTGCCTCACAACCAACTACGCAatagaatttgaaaattttgacaagTCATCGTACGTGGCATTGTCACGTGATATCTCTGACGTGCAAAGTTCCTTCTCATCTTTTAAAGACGAATTAATTACGAAGTTACTCTTATTGTGCGGACGTATTTGGGATAGAATCAGGAACAAAATCATGTATTATGTAGATGGAGAATCAGATTGCCTTCCTTTGAAGCAAcctaagtttgagatttttcttttcttcctagTATCCTATCCATATTCATGTTTTTCCTTATTcagtaatttttcttaattttgggGCCAGTCTTTTGCCTATTTAACGGCTCTATCAATCACCACAAACACAAAGCAAGTGCTTGCTTCACCAAAGTCCCACAAATTTTCTCACAAGTTGTGTAATTGCAAGATCAGTGGGTCTGACCGGCACTTTTTCTTGCTCTTGTCCTCTTTAATTCCTAGCAATCTGTCTCCCGGTCCCCGAGTACCATGGCATCGCTCTCCAGTATCTTTCCATGCAATGTTGTGATCGAAATCCTCGCTTACTTGCCAGCCCGGTCTCTCGCCCGGTTCCGGTGTGTCAGCAAGTCGTGGCGTTCGCTCTTGTCCGAGAAGTACTTTCTGACGATGTGGTTGAATCGCAGCGGGACCTCCCTCCTGGTGGTCCCGTTGGAATGGGATATTCGCGACAAGTGCTCTTTAGTGTTCGAAAATGTGTCCATTGGGAGGGAGAATTTGAGGCTGCCAGTGGGCAACGACTGGGTTTCGTTATCCGTGGTCGGTTCGTCCAGCGATGGCGCTCTAATTTGCTTGACCGGGCTTTCTTTCGTTCGCCGTAATGCGAGCAAGCTAGCCATTATCCTTTGGAGTCCGTTCACTGGCGAAGTCAAGACTCTTAGCCACCATGATTACATCTATTGCCACGAGCGGCCCCTTTGCGCCGAATCTCAAGCTCAGGGCTACAGTTCGGGATGCTGTGTTCGGTATCATGTCCACGGTTTCGGGTACGCGCCAAATGCCCGGGACTACAAGATCGTGAGGATCACTTACTCGCGTGGCGTTGCGAGGCGGGCTGTTGCTTCGATAAGACCATCGAATGTTGAGGTTTATAGCCTAGGCAGGGACAAATGGACGAGCCTGGGGAGGCCTAATTTCACACGGACGATTCGTGGCAATTCGCGGGCATTTATTAATGGGGCTGCGCATTGGCTCGCGGCGCCTAGAGAGGATGCGCCTTACAACTCAATCGTGGCCTTTGGTATGGAGGAGGAATCATTTAAACAAGTCATGCCGCTGCCCCGAAAGAGAAATATCTCGCAATACTCTCTGCATTCGAGAGGCAAAGCGACACTCGCAGTGTCATGCGGTTCACTGGCTCTGATTGCTTTCACTGTATGGGACCGAGAGGTATGCGGCATTTGGGTCATGAAGGAGTACGGCGTGGCCAGCTCCTGGACCAAGCAGCATCACATTGTGCTACCGATCGGATTGACGTGCCGAGCGGCCTTGGGACTTACTGGGAATGGCAAGATTGTGCTTCGCATGGTGGATGAGAGTTTGGTGTGTTGTGATTTGGGGGATAAGCAGATCAGTGAGGTTGGAATCGGGGGAGAAGGCACTGAGTCATCTTTTGATGTCATTGATTTGGGAAGAGGAAATCCTTCTCTCAGGAACCAAGTGGGTGGGGGCTCCCCGTTGACCATGCTCAACCCCCGATAAAGAATTAGGTTGCATAACATTTACAGAACTTAGAATatgcttttcaaaaatagatgaTCATCTATCATTTCTGTAGTTTCGATGTAATGCGcattttattataagtttacTTATCGTCCAATTTCGGCAGCTATCGCCAAAAGTGTAGTAAGAATTATTATGATTAATAAACTTATTTGTTTGTGTCATTTATAAATAGTTGTCATTACAAAACTAAAGatttgcttttatatatatatatgcgcgGGAGCGCTTGTGTGTTTCACTAGAAATCGGTACCTATTCCAATTAGTGTTATGCCTTTTACCAAATGTTGATCTTTGGTTTTTTGTTAAAGGGGTTTAGTGGCGATTGTGATAGGAATCAACTTGTGCAACAAAAATCAAGAACAACAAGGTTTAAGGAAAAGAATGCAAGTactggaaattaaaatattgataAACTGAAACAATATGTAAGTTTTTGTGATGATGTTCGTGTCTTACAACAATTATACACGGCTTTATAAACTACAAAGTACAATCACTAACAAGCAGCAACTATTCTAATGATGATTACAACCGTATCTCCGTAACTTTAGGCTCCACCGTTGCACATTAACTTATCGAGTCACTGGGCTCATCCattgatcatcatcatcatctttatcTTTAGTCAATGTCTTCATTCTACctcgtttcttcttttccctccaaTGCGAATTGGCATCATGTCGATTCCAAATATATGATTATTTGTTAGTGTTGGAaatatcggattcccaaaaaccggattcgacactaaatcgaacctctAAAACGAATGTGGAAGACAAGCCTAAGaataacatgtatcaccgatcgaaaGTTACACTACataatcgagcgtaccttattgtccacagattaaacaccgatgTTGAAATTCGAGGAAGAATCTGATCCCGGTCTACCAATGAGCCTACTGTTGATTCAAAGGGGGAACTTACGTTGAttttgggagagagaaaaagaaaatcgcaCGTACGTCCAAAATgtgcgttttctttttcttttatcctcttaaatacgtcttctccaaaagacGTGTCCTTTCAACAAAAGACGTCCCCCCCAAAAATTACAACTTTTCAacgtatccctccatccatgaaCTCTAATTTTGTGAGCCAGGCTTTTAAGTCCAACATGGACAGACGAgtcaacttaggcccatcatattaataattaaaaccatcagTTAGTGAAAACATATATTATCTTTTAAATATTGGAAAATATACAAATGATTACTTGGTGAATTGATTAGACGTGCATTAATACCCCTAACATTTAGATTTCCAGAAACTGATGGTACTTACGTGACCAGCCACACCGATATGTACGATATATGTActtgataattttttgtttaaatttttgcgTTCATCTTCAAACCTCCAGCCCACAGGCTCTGTACCACGCACTCCTTTCTATTTTAAACCTCCATTGTTGTCCTCTTCAAGCTCATTTCACTTGCGTTTCGATGGCTTTGAAGACTCAAGCTGCATTAATGCCCTCGACATATCTGTCATGCTTCAATAGACTGAAAGAGGAGGGCGAAAGCAACGATCTTCTCCAGCTCCTCCACAAACAGGATGAAGGTGCCCAGCAGCAACGTATTCTTTGGTCCCTCAGGAACTATTTTCCTGACATGCTGAGGCAAACTTGCTCATTCATATGACCTCTATTGTTGAGTATGCATGttctgttaaattatgtctcgagtttgagtttATATACTAAACCAATCTGGTGTGCCCTTTGATCCGAATCAAAAATTGGATTTAAGAGGACGGTGAACTATAATGTTTATTTTGAAGGTTTGTTAGAATCCTTTTCTTTGTTGGAGTGTAACCAAGTGGGTTCTTACTTCCAGAGGATGGATTCTTCATTGGCCGTATATCACAAAGGGACCACATATTCCATATATAAACTTGTTGGAGACCGTATAGCTTTTGATTGGGCTTAAATACAGAATGATTTGTGTTTTGAGTTTTACATCAAAATCCAAATTgtattgtttatttataaatatggaAACACTCGAATGTATAAATAATTGCAACTCTAATTCTTCGATCATAGTAGATTATTTGATGTTGACTTTTTCTATGAATATAGGTACCGATATTCGGATTGAGTTATGTAAATCATTAGTATTATTTATTgcttctcatttatttctctaatgAATTCGCGTTGgtttaaattgcaaaatcctaCCAATTTCCGCGTTAATTTTATGATATGGGCCATTAGGTCTTGATTGATTTGAGgctatttcttcttttgaccTAAGATTTTATCAGTGGTATCTTAGGATGAAGTCCCATGTGTATTTGAGAAAATGCCAAAATCGATGTGActcttcaattaatttttacgACTTAAATCTGGACCTTGGCCTTCCGAGGCTATTGTCAGCTTTTCGTCTCCATAGATCAATTACTTTTTCTTCCGGATGGGGCCAATTTTCGATCACCCCCTTAATCTATTTGGTATCCCTGGCCTTCGTTCGTATGGGGTTGGAGTTGGAGATTTGAATCTTCCCAGTGGCAATATTTTAAGCATGTCACCGATTCTGACGTCTCTATGGCACATTCATAATCAATTTCATCGAGAGTCTGATGAAATCCCCTATACTGAACACACTCATTTCTTGTCGTATTGGTTTTCTcggtatatttttttattttcatccaTCGCTCAAATTCTCCAAGGACTTTGTCGATATCGCTTCCTGCCTGGTCCAAGACATACCAATCACACTGGGTCAGCTTGTTCTTGCTGCCCTTTACATGGGCCTTACCCCTGCATGCTTGTGTTATGGGCCAGTAATTCCTTGGCCATAGGATAGCCGATGTGGCGCTTGGCAAGTCAAGAAGACATCGGGCCAATCTTCATCCTACAGTTGTTTCAAAAACAGTACCACGAATAGTACCCCGATATGGAGATCGTTCCACGTCCAACTAGCTCAAGCATTCAATCTTTCTAGTGAGATGCGTGTAACACTTTAAACACAACAATTAGTTTTGGTCTACTATAACCTCATCAAGAGAGTGACATCAGCTCCTGACCAATTTGTGCATAGGATGTCAACCTACTTTTCGAGTTTCATAAAAATACAATcgttctatcctagaactcttAGCACAATTTCTCCGACACTACTCTCACAAACCAGCTGTATTATCTCTTTTACATCACTTGCTTTTCACTCTAGTGACACCAAAATCCACTCACAAAGGTAAAAAAAGTATGGGAGGATCACAGTCCATGACACTTTTCTATGCATGGATATAGATATGGTGTGTCCTTTGCCTCATTTGAGTACTCCAAGCTTGGGCTCTTACTatcctttccatttttttccatttttattctcTGAGTAGAAATACACCCTGACCAAATCTAGTGAATTAGAGTTCAACCATATTTTCCTGATGTTTATTCCCGAAAATCTTTCCCCTTTGAAGTATTTCCTTAAGTTTTTCTGCCATCACCCTACTCAAGGATTGAATTTTTGTCCCCTTTATTCGGATGTCTTTgattccccctttttttttttttttccaatttaaccGTCCAAACAGAGCCAAAGCCAAAAAACTCTGGCTCATGATTACCCCTGTCGATCTCCCTCAAAGGATATCGATAATGGGtaaattttatcttaaactTGAAATCTACTCTTCCTAACACTATGCTGGACAGTTTGGGCTTATCCAGGGTATTCATATTTTGATCATCTACTCTCTCGTATATCCCTTCACCAGGAAGAACAAGtacaaagaaagtgatgatgtaCCTTTCAAGTGCTGTTTCGAGATCATTGAGAAGTTATTTGATCGGTATACTATTTTTGCCTTTAAACCGATTCCTCAAGCGGTATTGCAATTCAGCGATAGATGGGCCCGTTATACCATCGATCACTTCAGTGAAGATTTTGTGTCGATTCTGGCAAAGGTAAAGGAGGATAACCCGTTTGCTAAACCTGTGGCTACTGACGAAGTACCCGTAGGGACCACTGAATGCTCACCGATTCAACCATCTCCGATTAGATCCCAAAAGAGCCAAAGAAGAAATCAAGTAAGAACTATCTTGACAGCATTTGTATTTCCTTTGCATATATTTCGCTCTTTTATTCTTGCA
This genomic stretch from Eucalyptus grandis isolate ANBG69807.140 chromosome 3, ASM1654582v1, whole genome shotgun sequence harbors:
- the LOC104439379 gene encoding F-box protein At3g07870 is translated as MESLSCILPSDIMVKILASLPARSLVRFRCVSKSWRSLLSEPYFLTMWMNRSGTTLLVVPLEWGNRDQCSLVFENVSIGVKKLKLPFGNRWFSLSVVGSSGDGALICLTGLSYVRRHESKQAVILWSPYTGKIKALGNEGCVQCRRWPVCTESLVQGYNSACCNRYVVHGFGYEPNARDYKVVRITYSYGDVRQVYSLVRSWHVEVYSLGRDTWKSLGRPNFTWTVRGNSRAFVNGSVHWLAAPYANACYSSIVAFNMKEESFGDFIWLPRSDDLLQFSLNPRGNATLSVSCGSLALIAFGKWNREECGIWVMKEYGVAESWTKQHHIVLPMGPVRAVLGLTGRGKMLLRMVDEKLVCCDVEDKQMNEVGIQGGSPDSSFDVIDLGGADPTLRNQAGGRSMLTITNLQ
- the LOC104439378 gene encoding F-box protein At3g07870 produces the protein MASLSSIFPCNVVIEILAYLPARSLARFRCVSKSWRSLLSEKYFLTMWLNRSGTSLLVVPLEWDIRDKCSLVFENVSIGRENLRLPVGNDWVSLSVVGSSSDGALICLTGLSFVRRNASKLAIILWSPFTGEVKTLSHHDYIYCHERPLCAESQAQGYSSGCCVRYHVHGFGYAPNARDYKIVRITYSRGVARRAVASIRPSNVEVYSLGRDKWTSLGRPNFTRTIRGNSRAFINGAAHWLAAPREDAPYNSIVAFGMEEESFKQVMPLPRKRNISQYSLHSRGKATLAVSCGSLALIAFTVWDREVCGIWVMKEYGVASSWTKQHHIVLPIGLTCRAALGLTGNGKIVLRMVDESLVCCDLGDKQISEVGIGGEGTESSFDVIDLGRGNPSLRNQVGGGSPLTMLNPR